CTCCCACCCCGGCCCTACCTCTGCCAGCTCCGGGGTGAGGCAGCTCCAGGAAAAGCCCCGGGACACCGGGAACggctggagagggagggaaaaatTAATGAGGCAGGAGAGCAATGAACCAACAAAACCCCGCTGGAAACGCCTCTGGTTAAAGATtagatgggaatggggaatggggaatgagGAATCAGGAATgaggaatggggaatggggaatcaGGAATGAGGAATTGGGAATCGAGTGCTTCCCGGGGCTCTGGAAGTAGTGAGGTGCTGCCTCAAAGCTccacagagcctgcagcccctggatcccACAGAATTCCTGTGGTTTTCCATGGTGGAAACAGGACCTGAAtccagagaaggctccagggagagctccgggcctgaaggggctccaggagagctggagaggggctggggacaagggaggcagggacaggacacagggaatggctcccactgccagagggcagggatggatgggacattgggaattgggaattcctggctgggagggtggggagaggcagggatggaattcccagagcagccatggctgcccctggatccctggcagtgcccaaggccaggctggaatcTGTTCATGGAAGTGTCCCTGCGATGGCCaggctggaatgagatgagttTTAAGGCCCTTCTGacctggaattctgggattctcagAGGACAAAGGAATGAACCCTTCCAGAGGCTTGGGCTTTTCCAGAGGCTCCTCTCAGAGCCCCTGGATGGGATCCCTgagctgggagcacctggatcCATCCCAACCCAGTCATTGCTGTGCAGGAATcccttccctgttccctgttcctGTTCTCTGTCCCCATTCCCTATTCCTTGTTCCCTGTCCCTATTCCTTGTTCCCTATTCCCTCTCTCCATTCCCTGttctctgtccctgctcccagttCCCTATTCCCTGCTCCCAGTTCCCTGTCCCtattccctgttccctgtccccatttccctgttcccattccctgttccctgtgggaagcaggaggaggctCCAGGCCCGGCCTCAGGCAGGAATTTGTGGTTTGGGAGCACAACGAGGGCAGCGAGCACAGTGAGTCACTGGGGCCGGGCACACCctgcgggccgggccgggccgggcctgcttcctcctgctcctcctcctcctcctcctgttcgGGCTCTTCCCagacaggaatgggaatggggacatggCGGGGCTGTGACCCCTGCGAGTCACCTCTGCCAGCGCTGCGGCTTCGCTCAggtggctgccacagctcctcttcctcctcctcctcttcctccttcctccttctcttcttcctcgtcctcttcttcttcctcctcctccttaatttcctcctcctcctcctctgcctcccccggttccctgcagtcccacccgaCCCCTCTCGGGGCTGTCCCGGCCCTgcagccgcagctccggcccggGAGCTCCTGGGGAATGTCCCCCCCTGGCACCGATGTCCCCACCCGGCACCGCCGCCatgccaggagcccggccctgTCACCTTGTCACCGTcctctgcccatggcacagctcccatggcacattttcctttcctttcccttttcctttcctttttcctttcctttttctttcctttcctttcctttttcctttcctttcctctcctcatccctccccaCACCACACACTCCCATACGGAATCTCCTTTCCCTATGGAGCATCCCTATCCCTCCCCATGGCAGATCCCACCCCCTGGCACATCCCTCGCTCCGTGCCAGCTCCAGCGGAGCTTTTCCACGGGCCGGGAATATTCGGGAATTCCCGAGCGGCCCCGTTCGCGTTTCCAGCGGCGCCgggagcagcgggagcagcgCTGGAAAACTCCGGGAGCGGCGCGGGCCGTGCCAGGAGCGCTCCCGGCGGGACAACGGCGGCTTTGTGGgagttgctgttgttgttgttgttgttgccgCTGGAATTCGCCGGGATCCGCCGggagcagcagcttttccatgCCAGAAATCCGCCGATCCCACCCGTCCTTCCCGCGGGATCCCAGACCCCATCCCGCTCCCGAGTGAAACTTCCCGGGAATTCCGCGATCCCCCGCGCCGGGAGCCGTGGGAGGGCCGGGAATGCTCCCGCTGCCCCGGCgcttttcccattcccattcccgaaCTTCCCGGGAGCCGACCCTCGGGATCAGCGGGAAAAGCTGGGAATGCCGGACAGGGGGACAAGCCGGGACTTACGGGCGCTGCTCGGAGCCGCTGCTGGATGCGGCGTTTTCCAGCGCTGCCTCCGAATCCCGGGATTACTCACTGGGAACAAACACTGCCCACATGGAATTCCCGGCCGGGCGGGCGCGGCTTTTCCAGAGGCACGATCCCGCCGGGAAGCGCGCCCAGGGATGGTCCCAGAGCCGGCAATTCCCAGGCTGTGGGAGAGGATGAACCCCGGCTCGTCCACGGAAAAAGTTCCCAGATAAACCCGGAAATCGGCGCGGCCAAACGCGGCCGGGATCGGAGCCAGCGACGAGGAAgtggaaaaaaagcaggaaaaaaaaaaaaaaaaaataaaatcaattcccagccctgccgAGCATCTCCCGCTCCCGGCGCCTCTGGAAAACTCCCGGAGGAACCCGGCAATTCCAGCCCTCCCGCGGCTCCTCATTCCCGGATTATtcattcccagctggatgggAATGAATCCCAGCCCGGTGAGTTTCCCCTTCTGCTTTTCCCAAAAATCCgctgcttttcctgcagtgtTCCACTGCGAACGGCTTTCCCAACGTTCGGAGAGTGGGAGATCCCAGCGGGATGGAGAGGGATGAGCGGGCTCagttaattattaattattattaattattatccCTCAGTTTTCCAGAAATTGGGAGAAAGAggagccgggcagggctggTGAATTCCCAGCTCTATCCCGAACTTCAATCCCACAGGAAAgtcctgggaattcctgggaattaACCCCttcctgccagcactgggacacAGCTTTTCCCTGGACACAGCTTCCCGGTGCTCTGGAATTCCGCTCCCACCTTCGGGGATGCTCCAAGGCTCTTTTCAATCCCAATGTGCCAAGGAGTGGGAATCACTTGGGAGAATCCCAGAATATTTTgggtgggatgggcagggacacctttccctatcccagggtgctccaacccagccttggacATTcctgggatccaggggcagccacatcttctctgggaattccatcccagctgggaattccatcccaagGTCCACTtttccagccattccctgtgtcctgcccctccctccctgatccaaatccctctccagctctccctggatTCCCGGAAGGGGCTCTGGGATTCCCTGGAGCTgcatttccccattcccaacaTTGGGATATTTTTAGTGACCGCTCGATTAAAATCCTCATTTAACAATTCCCAAAAGATTCCAAACAAGCTGGAATAATTCCCAGCAGGAATCCACCGCTTGTGCTCCTTCCCTCAATCACCAAACCCTTAATTAATGtgaaaaatccacattttcccacttttccagaAGAAAACCTCCTTAAAACCACGACACCTCAAAGCCACCACCGCAGGGAAAAAACTTGGAATAcatctggaaaataaaatacttggAAAATCCCAGAATAAGGAAGACATCCCaaggttttggtttgttttttttttttcttaagataaaaaaatttatttcccaGTCTTAGAAAGCTTTCCAAgcattcccaatgtcccatagAAACGTAGGAGAACCTCTTCCCGCCAAAAATTCCGGAGGGGCGGAATACAAAACTATCCTGTGCACATTGTGCTTAAAGGAGCGCCCTGCCCGGAGCATCCTGTAAACAAATTATTGCATATTTTCCATCGGGATCCTCGGGAAAATCCCGGGAAATCCAACAAAATCCCAGCCAAGCCACGCCTGGGGAGGAGAACGGGAATGAGCGGCTTCCAGGGAATGCCCGGATTCCAGGGAATGCCCGGATTCCAGGAAATGCCGGATTCCAGGGAATGCCCGGATCCCAGGGAATGCCCGGATTCCAGGCAATGCCCAGATCCCAGGGAATGCCCGGATCCCAGGGAATCCCGGATTCCAGGAAATGCCGGATTCCAGGGAATGCCCGGATCCCAGGGAATGCCCGGATTCCAGGGAATGCCTGGATCCCAGGGAATGCCCAGATCCCAGGCAATGCCCGGATTCCAGGGAATGCCCGGatcccagggaatgcctggatCCCAGGGAATGCCCGGATCCCAGGGAATGCCAGATTCCAGGGAATGCCTGGAtcctgggggggggggttgtgcttgtgctgctggggtggggagCCATGGAGAGGGGATCCCATGGGAAGAGCCAACGGATCTCCGGGTGAAAATCTGGGATTGAAGCTGATCCGGGTCCCAAAGATCTCTGGGGGCTTGAAGGTGGAAATGAACAAAGAAATCCTAAACTGGAATGAATTCCAAGAAGTTCTGGGGATTGGCTCCATGGCCAAGGGTCCTCTTCCAATGCACAACGGAATTTAAGGAGTATCAGGAATTCCCCATGGATTCTCCATGGAATTGCAGCCTCTGGTGGGGATTCCTGGAAGCTCCGCCTGTGCTAAGGCCACCAGAAGGTGATGGAAGGACAGGAGGGGCAACCTTGGAATGCTCCATCCCAAACTTCCAGCGGCATCCATGGAGAAAGAATCCCACGGGAAGAGCCCATGGATCTCCGCAGGAAAATCTGGGATCAAAGCTGATCTTGGTCCCAAAGATCTTTGGGAGCTTGAAgatggaaaatgaagaaaaagatcCCAAACTGGAATGAATTCCATGAAGTTCTGGGCACTGCCGGCATGGTCAAGGATCCTCTTCCAATGCACAATGGAATTTAAAGAGTATCAGGAATATCCCCATGGATTCTCCAAGGATTTACAGCCTCTGGGGATTCCTGGAAGCTCCACCTGTGCTAAGGCCACCAGAAGGTGATGGAAGGACAAGAGGTGGGACCTCAACCTTGGAATGCCCATCCCGCGCTTCCGAGCTCTTCCAGAGCGGGAAAATGGGCCATGCTCCAACCCCACCATCAGCATcaattcccaaaaaacccaaccaagaGGAATTCTGGCCTCTGTAAGGCACCAACACCATCCTGGAGCAGCATCCAAGGAGGCTCTCTGGCTTTTCCAGCCGGGAAAACAATGGAAGGAACCCGCGGAGGGAGGATGGAGCGGATTTTTGAGCAGGAATCccgggtttggggtgggtttgtgtCTGCTGGGTTTCCATGGGCATGGAAAAAATTCCCCTCTACTACCTTTGGTATTGGAATTTCTCCTCTGCCATccatgggatggatggatccgACCGGAGCGCGTGGATTAAAGCCGGGAAAAGGTCGCTCCGAGATCGGtgagaaatgaaggaaaagcctcaaaaagcaataaaaagatGGAGATGGGTGTTGTCCTTGtgcccaggattttgggattgggatcagctCCAACGTGGAATGGGAGCAGTGGGAATTCCCAATGTCCATCCTCGATTTTGGGATCAGGCAGCCGGtgggatcatggaatcatggaatggttgggtgggaaggaccttaaagctcatcccattccatagggaccttccactgtcccgggctgctccaagctggccttgggcattccagggatccagaggcagccacagctcctctgagaATTCCAGCCCAGGGAGAGCTGGAAAAACCTCTGGGATGGAACTGTTAAAATGCTggatgggctggagcaggagaaaaatgagaattcCCGAATTCTTGCATTTCCTGAGGAACTCCAGATGAGCTCCGCGTCCCGCTCAGCAATTCCCGGAAACGCCCCCAAAGCTCTGAGGAACCTCCCAGATGGAATTCCAAAATCCCGTAGAAaacacagagctccaggaaaaAGGATCCCAGCTCTGAGGGGATACCGGTGACAGGGATAGGGATCCCAGCTCCGAGGGAATTCCAGTGACAGGGATAAGGATCCCAGCTCagaggggacaccaggacaggGGATCCCAGCTCCAAAGGGACACCAGGATAAGGGATCCCAGCTCCGAGGGGACACGGGTGCTGGTGGCCCGGGGCTGTGTGCTCCAGGCTCCCAGTTGTGCTTCCATGATGCCGGGCACGTGTTTTCCATGAAGAAACCCTCCAGCTCCAGGATCTCCAGGCAGAGAACTGGCAAAAAACTCCCAACTGCGGATTTGTCATCCCGAAAAAGCGAATCCCTAGGAAACCCCCCCCCACTTTAAAGCCACGCTTTGCACTCCCAGGCTCCGAGTGATTCCCGTGGACGGCGCTCATCCCACGGGAGCTGCTCCAACACGGACACAAAATCCCGGTTTAGGAGGCCCTGGATGAGCTCTCCAGGCAGCGACCGCGCTTCCAAGACTTCTATGGCTTCTGCAAACATTTTCCTCGGAAAAGGAAAAACCAAtcccaacaaaacccaacctCAACGCGGGAGAGAGCGTCCCGATCCCAAACCCTCCCCGGAGCAGTTTTAAGGCCCGCGATTTTGGGAAGGAGCCGTCGGAACGGCGGGGAGGACGGGGAGGAGCTCAGTTGTGCTTGGCCCGCCCTCCCCGCAGGTAACTCTTCCACCTCTTGACGAAATCCTTGAAGACGGGCGCGTCGTCGAtggagcccagcagctgcagctggttgATGTGCGTGGTGTGGTAGTCCCAGCGCGCCAGGTTGGGCGCCGTGCCCAGCATGAAGTGCCGCAGGTCGTAGATGGTGCCCGAGCCGGTGTCGAAGAGCGGCAGCATGGCCTTGAGCGACTCCATGCCGCGCTCGTAGAGCAGCCGCGCCTCCTTGCCCAGCTTCTCCCCGGCCGTCTCCTTCAGGTCGTAGAGGCCGATCAAGGAGTACATGAAGCCGTTGAGCACGAAGGAGCTGGGCGTGGTGGGGTACTCCTCGTACCAGTCGTGCCGGTTCATGAACACCGCCTTGACCCCGCGCTGCTCCGCCGGCAGCTTGAAGGGCGCCGTGGCCCGGAGCGCCGCGCCCAGGAACGCCGGCTCCTTGGTCAGCTGGTAGGCCCTGACCAGCGTGGACATGGCCTGGCCTTGCGCCATGGCCGAGTACCAGCCCGGATCCAGGGATTTGAAGCCTTCCCCCAGCTTCCTGGTGACCATGATGGGCCAGCCGCCGCGCTCGTCCTGGTTGCGCAGCAGCCAGCGGCTGGCGGCGAAGAAGGCGGCCATGTGGGCGGTGGCCGAGATGGTGACGTTGTCCAGGAAGCCGCGGCCTTTGGCCACCAAGCGCAGCACCCTCTTGGGCATGATCTTGGTTTGCTTCACCGCCTTGGTGTTGGAGAGCCCCACGCCCTTGCGCAGATCCGTCAGCAGGTCCCGGGTGAGCGTGCTCCAGCTGCTGCGCGCTCCGATGCCGTagaagatgtccctgtccctgagggcGATGAGCTGCGTGCTGGACACGTAGTGCACGGTGAAGAGCTGGTTCCTCTCCGTGGTCTCCAGCACCACGGACACGCTGCCGTTGCTCAGCAGCTTCAGGTCGAAGGAGATGATGAAATCCCGGCCGTTGTTGAGCTCCAGGGAGATGCCCTCAGAGCTTTCTGCAAAAGCAACCCCGGAAAAGGCTCGCTCAGCACGGAAAGATTCCCGTTTCCAAAGGGTTGGAGCGGATTCCAGAGGCCATCCCCGCTCCCAGGAGGGATTCCAAAGCTTTTAGAGCAGCCCTTCAATAATTCAACGTTTCTGGGCTGTTTCACCTGATTGGATCGGGAATGAAGGATAAGGAATGAAAAGGATGGAGAATGGAGGACTGGGAACAAAAAGGATGGGGAATGGAGGATTGGGAACGAAAAGGATGGCGAATGGAGGACTGGGAACAAAAAGGATGGGGAATGGAGGATTGGGAATGAAAAGGATGGAGAATGAAGGACTGGGAACAAAAAGGATGGGGAATGGAGGATTGGGAACGAAAAGGATGGCGAATGGAGGACTGGGAACAAAAAGGATGGAGAATGGAGGATTAGGAATGAAAAGGATGGGGAATGGAGGACTGGGAACAAAAAGGATGGGGAATGAAGGAGTGGGAATGAAAAGGA
Above is a genomic segment from Agelaius phoeniceus isolate bAgePho1 chromosome 13, bAgePho1.hap1, whole genome shotgun sequence containing:
- the GLCE gene encoding D-glucuronyl C5-epimerase — its product is MRCLARLSSKALLVLCSLLALLSLLLWTRCSHRPQPAPGPPEHPGIPDSEEASPQDAPRAPGMPGSAGRAAAAPRYEEIDCVINEEQTVKGRREGSEVFLPFSWVEKYFQVYGRIAQADGGERFEFSHSYSKVYAQRAPYRPDGVFMSFEGYNVELRDRVKCISGVEGVPLSTQWGPQGYFYPIQIAQYGLSHYSKNLTEKPPHVEVYETAGDGNGNGEWTVPKGCSLTTVWDKTRLTGVKQFSCPESSEGISLELNNGRDFIISFDLKLLSNGSVSVVLETTERNQLFTVHYVSSTQLIALRDRDIFYGIGARSSWSTLTRDLLTDLRKGVGLSNTKAVKQTKIMPKRVLRLVAKGRGFLDNVTISATAHMAAFFAASRWLLRNQDERGGWPIMVTRKLGEGFKSLDPGWYSAMAQGQAMSTLVRAYQLTKEPAFLGAALRATAPFKLPAEQRGVKAVFMNRHDWYEEYPTTPSSFVLNGFMYSLIGLYDLKETAGEKLGKEARLLYERGMESLKAMLPLFDTGSGTIYDLRHFMLGTAPNLARWDYHTTHINQLQLLGSIDDAPVFKDFVKRWKSYLRGGRAKHN